Proteins encoded by one window of Lutibacter sp. A64:
- a CDS encoding DMT family transporter: MKNTTAIFYMIFSVIAFSLMNAVVKYLNDFSAYQIVFFRSIGTLFFTVPLIIRQKVSFLGNNKKLLIIRGAAGVISLTCFFHSLNYLAVGTAVSIRYTSPIFAAIFAFIFLKEKVKPMQWFLFLLAFIGVLIIKGFGVEVNSIGLFFVILSAISLGVIFVVIRKIKDTENPLVIINYFMVMAFVFGGIMSINNWKTPSNVEWLLLLSLGIFGYVGQLYMTKAFQSHETNVIAPLKYLEVVFMIIIGASWFGEVYNLWTLLGIALILIGLVYNIYLKRKQS; the protein is encoded by the coding sequence ATGAAAAATACAACAGCAATTTTTTATATGATTTTTAGTGTAATTGCATTTTCACTAATGAATGCAGTTGTAAAATATTTAAATGATTTTAGCGCGTATCAAATTGTTTTTTTTAGATCTATAGGAACCCTATTTTTTACAGTGCCATTAATTATAAGACAAAAAGTTTCTTTTTTAGGAAATAATAAAAAGTTGTTAATTATTAGAGGTGCAGCCGGGGTAATATCTTTAACTTGTTTTTTTCATTCTCTAAATTATTTAGCGGTAGGTACTGCAGTTTCAATAAGATATACTTCTCCTATTTTTGCTGCAATTTTTGCATTTATTTTTTTAAAAGAAAAAGTAAAACCAATGCAATGGTTTTTATTTTTATTAGCTTTTATAGGTGTTTTAATAATTAAGGGTTTTGGTGTAGAAGTGAATTCAATAGGGTTATTTTTTGTAATCTTATCTGCAATTTCTTTAGGTGTAATATTTGTGGTAATTCGTAAAATAAAAGATACAGAAAACCCATTGGTAATTATCAATTATTTTATGGTAATGGCTTTTGTTTTTGGTGGTATTATGTCTATAAATAATTGGAAAACACCTAGTAATGTAGAATGGCTCCTTTTATTAAGTTTAGGAATTTTTGGATATGTTGGTCAATTATATATGACAAAAGCTTTCCAATCTCATGAAACAAATGTAATTGCTCCATTAAAATATTTAGAAGTTGTTTTTATGATTATAATAGGAGCTTCTTGGTTTGGAGAAGTATATAATTTATGGACTTTATTAGGAATAGCTTTAATCTTAATTGGGTTGGTGTATAATATTTATTTAAAGAGAAAACAAAGTTAA
- a CDS encoding serine hydrolase domain-containing protein, which translates to MKKYFKYIVFPLIIILIILSFNTKTEISPSSELVKNTSKTIKIEVKKPISLEYYPLEKTKKVNHKLDSLLQRINKRQDFNGSVLVAKNGKIVYNNQVGYADFRKKQPINKTSLFQLASVSKQFTATAIMLLYQENKIKLTDTVTNYFPDFPYEQVTIKNLLNHTAGLPKYFWIAEHKWKKQAAPTNSEMMDLIASSKVQRFYKPGQKFDYSNTGYLVLASIVEKVSGLSFSTFVKQNIFDPLDMKNTFVYSFENDSVRKNQLDGYRLYKGWRHLKINSTVNDAIVGDKNVYTTSEDLYRWILGLNSGSLISKELLKLMYTKGETIYKREIPYGFGFRIDPKDNNIVYHHGKWNGFSTGLTQYLEEDLVVIVLEHSSYKGITSLTENVKSIVAENLSI; encoded by the coding sequence TTGAAAAAATATTTTAAGTACATCGTTTTCCCTTTAATAATTATATTAATTATTTTATCTTTTAATACTAAAACCGAAATATCACCAAGTTCGGAATTAGTGAAAAACACTTCCAAAACCATTAAAATTGAGGTTAAAAAACCAATTTCACTTGAATATTACCCTTTAGAAAAGACAAAAAAAGTAAATCATAAATTAGATTCTTTATTACAACGTATTAATAAAAGACAGGATTTTAACGGATCAGTTTTAGTAGCTAAGAATGGAAAAATAGTATATAACAACCAAGTTGGTTATGCAGATTTTAGAAAGAAACAACCAATTAATAAAACATCATTATTTCAATTGGCATCAGTAAGTAAACAATTTACTGCCACAGCTATAATGTTACTATATCAAGAAAATAAAATTAAACTTACCGACACTGTAACTAATTATTTCCCAGATTTTCCTTACGAGCAGGTGACCATTAAAAATTTATTAAACCATACTGCAGGTTTGCCAAAATATTTTTGGATTGCAGAGCATAAGTGGAAAAAACAAGCTGCTCCAACCAATAGTGAAATGATGGATTTAATTGCATCTAGCAAGGTGCAGAGATTTTATAAACCAGGACAAAAATTTGACTATTCAAATACAGGTTATTTGGTTTTAGCTTCTATTGTAGAAAAGGTATCTGGTTTAAGTTTTAGCACTTTTGTAAAACAAAATATTTTTGATCCATTAGATATGAAAAACACTTTTGTGTATAGTTTTGAAAATGATAGTGTTCGAAAAAATCAGTTAGATGGTTATCGACTTTATAAAGGTTGGAGGCATTTAAAAATAAATAGTACTGTTAACGATGCTATAGTTGGTGATAAAAATGTTTATACCACTAGTGAAGATTTGTATAGATGGATTTTAGGATTGAATAGTGGTAGCCTAATATCAAAAGAATTATTAAAATTAATGTATACCAAAGGAGAAACAATTTATAAAAGAGAAATTCCGTATGGTTTTGGATTTAGAATAGACCCAAAAGATAATAATATTGTTTATCACCACGGTAAATGGAATGGGTTTAGTACCGGACTAACACAGTATTTAGAAGAGGATTTGGTAGTAATTGTTTTAGAGCATTCTAGTTATAAAGGAATTACTTCTTTAACAGAAAATGTAAAGTCAATTGTTGCTGAAAATTTAAGTATATAA